In a single window of the Dreissena polymorpha isolate Duluth1 chromosome 3, UMN_Dpol_1.0, whole genome shotgun sequence genome:
- the LOC127875243 gene encoding protein-cysteine N-palmitoyltransferase HHAT-like, with translation MTPKSQSDRWVSYLSVYERATYLFITIVAVIYICYHVYTDSLRYDGILNLYDFAPGWSFLGREQDISDFEWHYWFNKFWAISPWYLGHICLSKIMENHSFRSKKFVYTVYSFVALSKLVGWQIVVLILVHAAVMFVASLSEWPSLVWIASLALLSTLNLEACVNVMKGFLEGDDEDTLYYLLMFTIALSNIRLTSFFLERCWQRNKKYSNPTSDRPKDDTLTSEDSIYIQRGVEVQGQSEVMGYSFSDVVFYVMYLPLFFTGPILTYDLFRKQLNEARAKMTSVPNGRICLRVLRFISWAYFNEFILHYFYFHALQSRIQVLDNVSKFTLAGLGFCHGQFFMLKYHVMFGYPGTVARFDNLEAPDGPKCISYIYLYSDMWKFFDRGLYSFLKRYIYIPCGGSKEGFLRQVIGSLMCFMYIFYWHGAEYYILLFILLNYAGVSLEIFGALICRTTVVKRLETDILSRAMVQRVHGMFSIPIFLMSCISVFCFFGGKEVGYLFYRRLILDNNLSSWLLLIFLVFCAIQNAIEVNKWLQRRQKLKTN, from the exons ATGACACCAAAATCCCAGAGCGACAGATGGGTCTCCTACCTCAGTGTATATGAACGGGCAACATATCTCTTCATCACCATTGTTGCAGTGATTTACATTTGCTACCATGTTTACACAGATTCATTAA GATACGATGGTATTCTCAATTTGTACGACTTCGCCCCAGGATGGAGCTTTCTTGGACGAGAACAGGACATCTCTGACTTTGAGTGGCATTATTGGTTCAACAAATTCTGGGCTATTTCTCCATGGTATTTGGGACACATTTGTCTCAGCAAAATCATGGAAAATCATAGTTTCAGA AGTAAGAAGTTCGTATACACTGTGTACAGTTTTGTGGCCCTCTCTAAGCTGGTTGGCTGGCAGATAGTTGTGCTCATTCTGGTTCACGCTGCTGTGATGTTTGTCGCGTCCCTTTCAGAGTGGCCTTCCTTGGTGTGGATTGCCTCCCTTGCACTTCTCTCTACCCTGAATCTGGAGGCCTGCGTTAATGTTATG AAAGGTTTCCTCGAAGGTGACGACGAAGACACGCTGTATTATCTTCTGATGTTCACAATTGCATTAAGCAACATTCGGTTAACCAGCTTCTTTCTGGAGAGGTGTTGGCAAAgaaataagaaatattctaatccAACTTCTGATAGACCTAAAGACGACA CCTTGACCTCTGAGGATTCCATATACATCCAGCGTGgtgtagaagttcaaggtcaatcaGAAGTCATGGGTTACAGTTTTAGTGACGTTGTGTTCTACGTGATGTACCTTCCACTGTTCTTTACTGGACCAATTCTCACCTATGACCTCTTTAGAAAACAG CTCAATGAAGCGAGAGCTAAAATGACCTCAGTACCAAATGGACGAATATGTTTGCGAGTGTTGCGATTCATATCATGGGCGTACTTCAACGAATTTATCCTTCATTACTTCTACTTCCATGCGCTTCAGAGCCGCATTCAAGTGCTTGACAACGTGTCCAAATTTACTTTGGCGGGCCTGGGCTTTTGTCACGGTCAGTTTTTCATGCTAAAGTATCACGTAATGTTTGGCTACCCAGGAACGGTGGCAAGGTTTGACAACCTTGAGGCCCCGGATGGACCTAAGTGCATCTCCTATATTTACCTTTATTCCGATATGTGGAA GTTCTTTGACAGAGGGCTTTACAGTTTCTTGAAAAG GTACATATATATCCCTTGCGGCGGGTCTAAGGAAGGATTTCTTAGGCAGGTCATCGGGTCTCTGATGTGTTTCATGTATATATTCTACTGGCATGGTGCGGAGTACTACATACTGCTGTTCATTCTACTCAACTATGCTGGAGTGTCGCTGGAAATATTCGGAGCACTGATTTGTCGAACGACGGTGGTGAAGCGCTTAGAA ACAGATATCCTGTCAAGAGCCATGGTTCAGCGCGTCCACGGCATGTTCTCCATTCCCATCTTTCTCATGAGCTGTATCTCGGTCTTCTGCTTCTTCGGTGGTAAAGAGGTCGGCTATCTCTTCTACCGCAGGCTTATACTCGACA